A single genomic interval of Musa acuminata AAA Group cultivar baxijiao chromosome BXJ3-4, Cavendish_Baxijiao_AAA, whole genome shotgun sequence harbors:
- the LOC103974456 gene encoding uncharacterized protein LOC103974456, whose amino-acid sequence MPKHFTYSLLVKLRHPPSPFPSLSKMKKAVSFLKQIGTVLAALLKAKTLGVKSKARLMFFDLLRNKKLLISAISGKIQALKGQVKGGHGGEGYGKAIVMYDAAREEVPPSPGLMEPLEYVEEEDYSDLTHCLFDIDEDDSTSSVVDLVPSPRDDGLDFNIEDEIDHVADVFIRRFRREMRLQMQDSPRRYQEMFDTSA is encoded by the coding sequence ATGCCGAAACACTTCACCTATTCACTTCTTGTCAAGCTTCGTCATCCACCCTCCCCATTCCCTTCCCTGTCGAAGATGAAGAAGGCTGTTTCTTTCCTCAAGCAGATCGGTACTGTTCTTGCAGCACTACTGAAGGCCAAGACCTTGGGCGTCAAGAGCAAAGCCAGGCTCATGTTCTTCGACCTGCTTCGGAACAAGAAACTCCTCATTAGTGCAATCTCCGGCAAGATCCAGGCACTAAAGGGCCAAGTTAAAGGTGGCCATGGTGGCGAGGGCTACGGCAAGGCAATAGTGATGTACGATGCTGCGAGGGAGGAGGTTCCTCCAAGCCCAGGGCTTATGGAGCCACTCGAGTATGTTGAAGAAGAAGACTACTCGGACCTAACGCACTGTCTCTTTGACATAGATGAGGATGACAGTACGTCCTCCGTCGTAGATTTGGTTCCAAGTCCTCGAGACGATGGTTTAGATTTCAACATCGAGGACGAGATCGACCATGTCGCTGATGTATTCATCAGGAGGTTCCGCAGAGAGATGAGGTTGCAGATGCAGGACTCACCGAGAAGGTACCAGGAAATGTTCGACACAAGCGCTTGA